The following coding sequences lie in one Alicyclobacillus curvatus genomic window:
- a CDS encoding plastocyanin, which yields MKRYAVLIPTLLIGISAVGLGLNAHKSFAASLPTAPSANTSSTPTNVEFAGMMGGYSSAVPGTGYNSNVAGSPGMMGQYGGGGASTESGAWSGAMGSMMGGGVSRQGTELTMSQANHDMESSLARATVDKANNSITYTGDSVRIVVFGGAMSDNKTGPAEKFVIGGLVNPTLHVSKGANVTFELVNEDSDMAHGLEVSTAGPPYGYMSMMQGGIYSGSVVAPIPEADGNNVSMATTSFTASQSGTFYYLCQYPGHAAKGMYGKIIIG from the coding sequence ATGAAACGCTATGCGGTTCTTATTCCTACTCTGCTAATTGGTATCAGTGCTGTGGGGCTTGGTTTGAACGCACACAAAAGCTTTGCTGCATCTTTGCCCACGGCTCCATCTGCAAACACTTCCTCCACACCAACTAACGTTGAGTTTGCCGGCATGATGGGCGGATACTCCAGCGCAGTGCCAGGTACCGGATATAACAGTAACGTAGCAGGGTCACCCGGTATGATGGGTCAATATGGTGGGGGAGGCGCAAGTACGGAGTCGGGAGCTTGGTCAGGTGCGATGGGCTCAATGATGGGAGGCGGAGTCTCCAGACAGGGCACCGAGCTCACGATGAGTCAAGCAAATCATGACATGGAATCATCACTGGCCCGTGCAACTGTAGATAAAGCAAACAACTCCATTACGTACACTGGGGATTCTGTTCGCATCGTAGTATTTGGAGGAGCAATGAGTGACAACAAAACGGGCCCCGCCGAGAAATTCGTCATTGGAGGACTCGTCAATCCGACTTTACATGTTTCAAAAGGTGCAAATGTTACGTTTGAATTGGTCAACGAGGACAGCGACATGGCACACGGCCTTGAAGTTTCAACGGCGGGACCGCCATACGGATATATGTCAATGATGCAAGGTGGCATCTATTCTGGCTCGGTGGTTGCACCGATTCCGGAAGCTGACGGCAACAATGTCTCAATGGCCACGACCAGCTTTACCGCTTCACAGTCCGGAACGTTCTACTACCTTTGCCAATATCCCGGCCACGCTGCTAAAGGAATGTACGGGAAAATTATCATTGGATGA
- a CDS encoding redoxin domain-containing protein — MPTLTRRSVVAITVAVTLVVFFGYFITRNWKHSTPVQVGQVAPNIQTNTVNGQAFSLTSLQGQPVLLDFFTPWCPPCIQETPDLVSFAKRYGKQIHVVLIDRGDGTGLVQDYVKKYAIPADVTVLLDANNYWSPPYGVSGQPETFFITSNGTVVRHTVGPLTQSQMVEYAREAGLQTP, encoded by the coding sequence ATGCCAACACTCACACGAAGATCCGTAGTTGCCATCACCGTGGCGGTTACCTTGGTGGTTTTCTTCGGATACTTCATCACTCGAAATTGGAAGCACAGTACCCCCGTCCAAGTGGGCCAGGTCGCTCCCAATATTCAAACCAACACTGTGAATGGACAAGCATTCTCCCTTACCAGCTTGCAAGGGCAACCAGTCCTGTTGGACTTTTTTACGCCGTGGTGTCCACCCTGTATTCAGGAAACTCCGGATCTTGTCTCCTTTGCCAAGCGGTATGGGAAACAGATTCACGTGGTTCTGATTGATCGTGGCGATGGTACGGGCCTTGTGCAGGATTATGTGAAAAAGTATGCTATTCCAGCCGATGTTACGGTTCTTCTCGATGCCAACAACTACTGGTCTCCCCCGTACGGAGTATCGGGGCAACCGGAAACCTTTTTCATTACTTCGAACGGAACGGTGGTCCGTCATACTGTGGGTCCTTTGACACAGTCCCAGATGGTCGAGTACGCCAGGGAAGCCGGACTTCAGACGCCTTGA
- a CDS encoding copper-translocating P-type ATPase, producing MSQAEHTATPKIEVTLPVEGMTCAACAARIEKNVSKLPGIESINVNLASERARVVLNGTSTWQDVVEKIEKSGYSVPVREVDLNITGMTCAACSARIEKVVNRLDAVKEASVNLASEKAHIVYFPGVLQEHDLIKAVEKAGYGATLASETAAADEKKRKEQAYRRDVMKFWGSVILTLPLVIQMFVMLFGGSAFMPNWVSFILATPVQFYVGWRFYKGAYHSLRGGAANMDVLVALGTSVAYLYSAILTVLGRPDVYFDSSATVVTLIFMGKLLESSAKAKSSSAIESLAKLGAKVAHVIRDGEEVDLPVEDLKVGDVVRVRPGEKIPSDGKVLEGSSSVDESFLTGESMPVAKAPGDPVVGASVNQAGVLTMEIGKVGADTALAQVIRLVDQAQGSKAPVQRLADKISGIFVPIVLVVALVTLLLWGFIVGWTAGLIAAVAVLVIACPCSLGLATPTAIMVGTGLGAESGILIKGGEHLEKAHKVTTLVLDKTGTVTVGKPSVTDVWTTALASEAELMAFAAALEAQSEHPLGAAVIAHAKEQGMAIPQAKDVQAIPGKGIIGVVDGETIRIGNRRWLSETGISEFPDEVLAEYETAGKTAVLVASDKGLLGIIAMADTIKSDAITTVRELSDMGIEVWMITGDNERTASAVAAQVGIKNVIAGVMPQDKASKVQELKKAGQVVAMVGDGINDAPALAAADIGIAMGTGADVALDAADIALMHGSMHGVVEAIRLSKATMKKIRQNLFWAFFYNVLGIPLAALGILSPIIAGAAMALSSVSVVSNSLLLRRLKLAKEV from the coding sequence ATGTCACAAGCAGAACATACCGCAACACCAAAGATAGAAGTGACACTCCCTGTTGAAGGTATGACGTGTGCAGCCTGTGCTGCCCGCATTGAAAAAAACGTCTCCAAACTACCCGGTATCGAATCGATCAACGTGAACCTAGCATCGGAACGGGCAAGGGTTGTTCTGAATGGAACGTCAACGTGGCAGGATGTTGTCGAGAAGATCGAGAAATCCGGATATTCCGTCCCTGTACGAGAAGTCGACTTGAACATTACAGGCATGACGTGTGCAGCTTGTTCGGCACGCATTGAAAAGGTCGTCAACCGACTGGATGCCGTCAAAGAGGCAAGTGTCAATTTGGCATCGGAGAAAGCGCACATTGTGTACTTCCCTGGCGTGCTTCAAGAGCATGATCTTATCAAGGCCGTTGAAAAGGCCGGTTACGGTGCAACCTTAGCGTCCGAAACAGCAGCCGCTGACGAGAAGAAAAGGAAGGAACAAGCGTACCGACGGGATGTCATGAAATTCTGGGGATCGGTTATACTGACGCTCCCCCTCGTGATTCAAATGTTTGTCATGTTGTTCGGCGGATCTGCCTTTATGCCAAACTGGGTTAGCTTTATTCTGGCGACGCCGGTACAGTTCTACGTAGGTTGGCGCTTTTATAAAGGTGCTTACCACTCCCTCCGAGGCGGAGCAGCCAACATGGACGTCCTAGTTGCACTTGGTACGTCAGTCGCCTACTTGTACAGTGCCATCTTGACCGTCCTTGGACGGCCGGATGTCTATTTCGACAGCTCGGCAACAGTTGTTACGCTAATTTTCATGGGTAAGTTGCTGGAGAGCAGCGCTAAGGCAAAATCCAGCTCGGCGATTGAGTCACTGGCAAAGCTCGGGGCAAAAGTTGCTCACGTCATTCGAGACGGCGAAGAAGTGGATTTGCCCGTGGAAGACCTAAAGGTCGGCGATGTCGTCCGTGTCCGTCCTGGAGAAAAGATTCCAAGTGATGGAAAAGTCCTGGAAGGTTCTTCGTCAGTGGATGAATCGTTTTTGACCGGTGAGTCCATGCCCGTTGCAAAGGCGCCTGGTGATCCGGTTGTAGGCGCATCTGTCAACCAAGCTGGTGTCTTGACGATGGAGATTGGCAAGGTGGGTGCAGACACGGCCTTAGCGCAAGTCATCCGACTTGTTGACCAGGCACAAGGTTCAAAGGCTCCAGTACAGCGACTGGCTGATAAAATCTCCGGTATTTTTGTCCCAATTGTTCTGGTTGTCGCCCTTGTGACGCTCTTGTTATGGGGTTTCATCGTCGGCTGGACAGCCGGCCTCATTGCCGCCGTGGCTGTGCTCGTCATCGCCTGCCCTTGTTCCCTCGGATTGGCAACACCAACCGCCATCATGGTCGGCACTGGGCTCGGCGCAGAGTCTGGGATTCTGATTAAGGGTGGCGAACACCTTGAAAAAGCTCACAAGGTGACAACGCTGGTCCTCGACAAAACGGGAACCGTAACCGTCGGAAAGCCTTCTGTCACGGATGTCTGGACGACAGCACTTGCGTCAGAAGCGGAATTGATGGCTTTCGCAGCGGCACTTGAGGCGCAGAGTGAGCATCCACTGGGTGCAGCCGTGATTGCACATGCCAAGGAGCAAGGAATGGCGATACCACAAGCCAAGGATGTTCAGGCTATCCCTGGGAAAGGCATTATTGGAGTTGTGGATGGCGAGACCATTCGCATTGGCAATCGGCGTTGGTTGTCCGAAACGGGCATCAGCGAATTTCCTGATGAGGTACTCGCCGAGTATGAGACAGCAGGTAAGACCGCCGTCCTTGTGGCTTCCGATAAAGGCCTGCTCGGTATCATCGCCATGGCGGACACCATCAAATCAGATGCCATTACCACCGTTCGAGAGCTTTCTGACATGGGAATTGAGGTCTGGATGATTACCGGCGACAACGAACGAACGGCGAGTGCTGTTGCTGCACAAGTCGGCATCAAGAATGTGATTGCAGGCGTCATGCCACAGGATAAGGCGAGCAAGGTTCAAGAACTGAAAAAGGCAGGCCAGGTCGTGGCGATGGTTGGAGACGGTATCAATGATGCACCAGCACTGGCGGCAGCAGACATTGGCATTGCGATGGGAACTGGCGCAGATGTTGCCTTAGACGCTGCTGACATCGCCCTGATGCACGGAAGCATGCACGGAGTGGTCGAGGCCATTCGTCTTTCCAAGGCAACCATGAAGAAGATTCGACAGAACCTGTTCTGGGCGTTCTTCTACAACGTCCTTGGCATTCCCCTGGCAGCACTCGGCATTTTGAGTCCAATTATCGCTGGAGCTGCTATGGCACTGAGTTCGGTCAGCGTTGTCTCGAACAGCTTGCTGCTCCGACGATTAAAATTAGCAAAGGAGGTGTAG
- a CDS encoding heavy-metal-associated domain-containing protein codes for MTTETITVKGMTCGGCVNSVTKALKGVAGVQEANVDLEGAKATVTFDESKTNVAALKEAVEDAGYDVN; via the coding sequence ATGACCACAGAAACCATCACAGTAAAAGGCATGACATGCGGCGGATGTGTAAATTCCGTCACCAAAGCTCTGAAAGGCGTAGCCGGTGTACAAGAGGCAAACGTTGATTTGGAGGGTGCCAAGGCGACCGTGACATTCGACGAATCCAAGACTAACGTCGCTGCACTGAAGGAAGCCGTTGAAGACGCAGGATACGACGTCAACTAA
- a CDS encoding SHOCT domain-containing protein yields MMNGNGMMGFGAMSIYWIFWSLLVMAGVLLVVWVIFRVIRRAGSRHHDVSSTDPAIRLLRERYARGEIDQEEYMRRLENLTD; encoded by the coding sequence ATGATGAATGGTAATGGTATGATGGGATTCGGGGCCATGAGCATATATTGGATTTTTTGGTCACTACTCGTCATGGCGGGAGTCCTCCTCGTCGTCTGGGTGATCTTTCGAGTGATACGAAGAGCAGGTTCTCGGCATCATGACGTATCTTCTACGGATCCCGCAATTCGGCTGCTCAGAGAACGCTACGCCCGTGGAGAAATAGATCAGGAGGAGTATATGCGACGTCTGGAAAACCTAACGGATTAG
- a CDS encoding metal-sensitive transcriptional regulator, producing the protein MCADHTSHSYGPQKDDLQKRLRRVEGQVRGIQKMIDEDRYCVDILVQIAAIKSALQRVGLTLLDSHTRGCVVDAITNHTDGGAKVDELMDVIRQFTKS; encoded by the coding sequence ATGTGCGCTGATCATACGAGTCACAGCTACGGTCCGCAAAAGGATGACTTGCAAAAAAGGCTCCGCCGAGTCGAAGGCCAAGTCCGTGGAATCCAGAAAATGATTGATGAAGACCGTTATTGCGTCGACATTCTTGTTCAGATTGCTGCCATCAAAAGTGCGCTGCAACGGGTCGGGCTTACCCTCCTCGACTCACATACACGAGGGTGTGTCGTCGATGCAATCACTAACCACACCGACGGCGGGGCCAAGGTCGATGAACTGATGGATGTCATCCGTCAATTTACAAAATCCTAA